The following proteins come from a genomic window of Gossypium raimondii isolate GPD5lz chromosome 5, ASM2569854v1, whole genome shotgun sequence:
- the LOC105769637 gene encoding ethylene-responsive transcription factor ERF017 — protein MVRPIGERDDGGRYKGVRMRKWGKWVAEVRQPNSRGRIWLGSYKTAEEAARAYDAAVFCLRGNSAKLNFPDNPPDIADANELTPDQIKEAAFRHARRDAGEEETEVAAAAAGNSYTECYFGGGSVGDRSGRAYFHSPGVWTF, from the coding sequence atggTGAGGCCGATCGGGGAAAGGGATGACGGCGGCCGTTACAAGGGTGTACGGATGAGGAAGTGGGGGAAATGGGTAGCGGAAGTACGACAACCAAATAGCCGAGGAAGAATATGGTTGGGTTCTTACAAGACAGCAGAAGAAGCTGCTAGAGCTTACGACGCTGCCGTTTTTTGTCTGCGTGGGAATTCGGCAAAGCTTAACTTTCCCGACAATCCTCCGGATATAGCAGACGCCAATGAGTTGACACCGGATCAAATCAAAGAAGCGGCTTTCAGGCACGCACGTAGGGATGCCGGAGAAGAAGAAACGGAAGTAGCGGCTGCTGCTGCCGGGAATTCTTACACAGAGTGTTATTTTGGCGGTGGGTCTGTCGGAGACAGATCGGGACGTGCTTATTTCCATTCGCCTGGTGTTTGGACTTTCTAG